The Desulfurobacteriaceae bacterium genomic interval TTATGTAAAAGTCTTTCGTTCTTTTAGCTATAACTTCCTTAGCAAACTCCTTAGCCTCTTTTAAAGATTTAAAAAAGCCCACTCTTACTTTGTACCTTCCATCTCTAAAGCTTATTCTTGCAAAAGGTAGATCTTTAAATTTTTCAAGTCTTTCCTTTGCTTTTTCAATATCGGTAACAGATCCAACCTGAATGATGTAAACAGTTTTTCCTTCTTTAGGAACCTCCTTTAACATTCCAAAAGCAGAAGAAATGGTGAAAAGAAAAAGTGCTAAGAAGTTAAAAACTACCCTCACCTCTTTATCTCCTTTTTAATAGATTTTACCTCCAATTCTAAATCATGGATAATATCTAGCATTTCCTTTAGATATTCCATTATAGGATCTGGAAGTTTTCCGTGTTCAAGATCTATTTTCGTTGGTTTCACTCCATCTCTTTTTACAACTTTTCCAGGAATACCAACAACAGTTGAGTTAGGAGGAACATCCTTTATAACAACAGAATTAGCTCCTATCTTACAGTTATCCCCTATCTTTATAGGTCCTAGTATCTTAGCTCCAGCCCCAATTACAACGTTATTTCCTATGGTAGGATGTCTTTTTCCTTTCTTCGTACTTGTTCCCCCCAAAGTGACTTGATGGTATATGGTTACATTATCTCCTATTTCTGCCGTTTCTCCAATAACTACTCCCATTCCATGGTCGATGAAGAATCTTCTCCCTATCTTAGCTCCCGGATGGATTTCGATACCTGTAAACCATCTTGATATATGTGAAATTATTCTAGCGAGTAATCTGAAGTTACGATTCCACAACCAGTGAGCAACTCTGTGTAGCCAGATTGCGTGTAATCCCGGATAGCAGAGAAGAACCTCTAAGACACTTCTAGCGGCTGGATCCCTTTCAAAGACAACTTCTATATCTTCTTTTATTCTTTTGAACATTTTTTCTCCCGAAAGAATTTTTTCATGATAAAATATGAATGAAACAAAGGGAGGTCCTAATGAACGATAAATGTGAAAAGCGTTATGAGAAGTATAACGAATATGCAAAGATTTTTGAAATCTTGTCAAGCCCTATAAGAATAGGCATCATCGTTTCCTTAGCCAAAGGACCAAAAAAACCTAAAGAAATAAGAGAAATGCTTGGAGTTCCTCAACCTTTATTATCCCAACATGCTAGCATCTTGAGAGAGATGGGAATAATAGAGAAAGTTGATAGGTTCAATGTTAAATCTCCCTGTAGGTTGAAAGACGAATCCGTTTTAAACATTTTAAAAGCTGCAGGTATAAACATTGATTAGAGTTTTCTCATCTTATTTTAAGCATACTTAAAGCGATTAAAGCTAAAATAATAGAGATAATCCAAAACCTTACAGTTATTTTAGGTTCTTCCCATCCCATTTTCTCAAAGTGGTGATGGAGAGGGGCCATCTTGAAAATTCTTTTCCCTTCTCCATATTTTTTCTTTGTATATTTGAAATAATACCTTTGAATGATTACAGAAAGCGTCTCAAGGACAAAAACTCCTCCAGCGATAGCTAAGATAAATTCTCCTTTTATTATTATAGCTATTAAACCAAGAAGTGATCCCAAAGAGAGTGAACCAACATCTCCCATAAAAACTTCTGCAGGATAAGTATTAAACCACAGGAAAACTAATGATGCTCCGATTACAGCTGCACATACTATTGCCAGTTCTCCAGCTCCAGGAATGTAAGGAAAATGTAAATAAGCGGCAAGCTTTACATTTCCTACTACGTAAGAAAAGACCATTAGAACAAAACTTACTGTAATCACTGGACCTATTGCTAAGCCATCTAATCCATCAGTTAGGTTTACAGCATTTGATGTTCCAACAATTACAAAAACTGCCCAAGGGATGAATAAATACCCTAAGTCAAGGTGAAAATCTTTAAATATTGGAAAGTAGATTTCTGTGGAAAAATCCAAGAGATATAAGGTAATAGCTATAGCAGTAGCAATAACAATCTGATAGGTAAATTTCTTTCCTTCAGAAAGACCTTCTGGATTTTTTAGTTTAGCCTTTATGTAATCATCAATAAACCCTACAGTTCCAAACCCTAAAATTGCTAAAAGGGACAGCCATACAAATGGATTGTAAAGATTATTCCATAAAGCGATAGATATAAATAAAGTAGTTATTATTAAAAGTCCTCCCATTGTTGGAACGTTTTTCTTTTTGTGGGTTTCAGGTAAATATTCTTTTATAGTTTGTTTAAATTGGAGGTCTTTCAGTTTTCTCTCGAAATAAGGATAAAGGAAAAATCCCACAACCATTGCTGTAATTGCAGCATAGATAGCTCTAAAAGTGATGTACTTAAAGAGAACAACTCCTAGCAGTTTGTAGAGTAGAAAGTAAAGCATTCCTTACCTCTCCAACGAATCTCTCAGACCATCACCGAAAATATTGAATGCAGCTACAACTAAGAAAATTGCAATACCGGGAATTAAAATCCACGGATAGTTAGTCATTACATAAACATTATTAGCTTCTGACAACATATTTCCCCACGAAGGATAAGGTTCTTGAATTCCAAGACCTATTAAACTGAGAGCGGATTCTCCAAGAATGTAAGAAGGAATAGTTAGTGTTGCAGCAACAATTACGTAAGATAAGGTGTTTGGGATAACGTGTCTTACTATAACGTAAAAATGATTCCCTCCTAAGATTCGTGCTGCTTTGACGAATTCTTGTTCTCTAATAGAAAGAACCATACCTCTTATTACTCTTGAGAGTCCAGTCCAACCTATTAGGGAGAGGATAGCAATTATTATTATGAAGACGAGAACGCTTGGTATATCAGCAGGAAACATAGAGCGAAGGGCAAGCATAAGGTAAAAACTTGGAAAAGCCATTAGTATCTCTATAAGTCTCATTAATACATTATCAACTTTCCCTCCAAAGTATCCTGCTATAGAACCAACAAGGATTCCAATTACAAAAGAGATGGTAACTCCTATTAAACCAATTGTTAAAGATATTCTTGTACCGTAGAGAAGTCGTGAGAAAATATCCCTTCCCAGCTTGTCAGTTCCAAGTAGAAAAATGTATCCGTCTTTTACACCAAAAAGGTGAATATCTGTCTTTATAAAGCCGAAAAGATAGTGGGTATGTCCTTTTACAAAAAATTCTATTGGATACTTCTTTGTGTAATCGACTTTATAGGTTTTGGTTATTGGGTCAACAAGTTTGTGCCCGTAAATAAAGGGTCTTAAGTGAAATTTACCTTTTTCGTCAAAGAAATGGATAGGAGTAGGAGGATGGTAAGGGTAATGGCGAAACTGGACATCATAAGGATAAGGGGCTAAAAAGTCTGCCAGCAAGGCTACTATGTATAAGAAAACTAGAAAAACAAGGGAAAAAGCCGCCAATTTATTCTTTTCGTAAAGTGTTTCTAAAAACTTAAGCAACTTTCCCTTCCACTTCCTTTTCTCTTATTCTCGGGTCATTTAAGGCTATTAAGATATCGGCTATAAGGTTTCCAACTACAAGCATTATTCCACCAATATAAAGGGATCCCATGACTAAAAACAGATCTTGTGCCATAACTGCATCAAACATAAGCCTTCCAAGCCCTGGCCAAGCTGTAATTATTTCTATAAGGGCAGCCCCAGAAATGAGACCTGCTATATCAAAACCTATCAATGTAAGGAATGGGTTTAAGGCATTTCTAAAAGCATGTTTCATTACTACTATTCTGTAAGGTAATCCCTTCGCTATAGCAAGCTTTACGTAGTCTTTGTCAAGTTCTTCTACTATGGTGCTTCTAACAAGTCTTAAAAGTCCTGCAATGTTTCCAACAACCAATACCGTTAGAGGGATTGCTATATGCCAGAGTCTATCCAAAAATTTTTCAAAAATTGAAAGATTTTCATAGTTTTGAGAAACCACTCCTCCAATTGGAAAAAGCCCTGTTTTTGCTGCTAAATACATTAATATAAACGCTAAGAAAAAGTTTGGAAAGGAAATTCCGAAAATAGAAAAGAATGATATTAGTTTATCCAACAATCTTCCTCTATAAACGCCAGCGATTATTCCAAGAGGAACAGCTATAAGCCAAGATAAAATAAAGGAAGAAACTGTAAGTTCTAGAGTGTTTAGTAATCTTTCTTCTATTAGATCTACCACAGGTTTATGATAAGCAAAAGAGTATCCTAAGTTGAACTGAAGAGCGTTAACTAACCAGTGAAAGTACTGCAGAATAATATTTTGGTCTAACCCGTAAAGTTTTCTTAGCTCTTCTATCGTTTCTTTTGAAATTGAAGGATTCATCTCAAGCTGGGAAAAAAAGTCTCCCGGAGCAAGCTTGATAATAAGAAAAGAAATGAAGGTCATCCCAATAACAATCGGGAACATTTGAAAAAGACGTTTTATTACATACTTAAGCATTAGAGTCTTTCATACTCTGTTATTATCTGATTACCGCATTGAAAGACTTTCTTTATTTTGAACTTTTTAACAGCTTCTAAAGTTTTAAATCCTTCACCAGATGTTAAAGAAGGTACATCATCTCCACCAACAACAACAGGAAGGTGTATAAGTCTAATTTCGTCAACTAAGTCGTTCTTTATAAGTTCCCAGTTTACCTTACTTCCACCCTCTACCATAAGTTTCTTGATTCCAATTTCGTAAAGCTTAGAGAGAAGTTCCTTAAAGTCTACTCTTTCTTCTCCTGCAAAAAGAACTTTTGCTCCTTTTTCTTCTATCTTTTTTACCTTTTCTACTGGAGCCTTTCTAGAAACAGCGATTATTGTTGGTGCAACTTCCGTGTTTAGAATGTTAGCATCTAGTGGTATATCGGCAGTAGATGAAGGAATTATCCTTGTAGGATTTTCTCCTTCAACGTATCTTACAGTAAGGTTAGGGTTATCAATTCTAACTGTGTTTGCTCCTACCATTATTCCATCACATTCAGCACGAACAGAGTGAAGATATTTATTGGCTTCGTCATCCATAAGTTTCATAATTTCCTTACTTGATATTCCTTTGGCAAGTGTTAACTTTCCGTCTATGGTTACTTCTGAAACAATTAGAACGTATGGTCTTTTCATAATCTACTCCTCGTACTCTCTGCCGTATTTTTTGTAAAGGTAAAAGACTCTATGTAACAGTGATAAAAGAGACATTATTGCTATAAATCCTATTGCGTAAGTTAGTATTTTGTGGTTCAAAGGATAGAGTATAGAAGCTATAAAGAGTACCAAAAAGGTTTCTGGCCTTCCAAAAAATCCAGTGTTCTCAAGAGGATCCTTTATCTTACCAACAACTCTTTCTTCGTATCCAATTTCTGCATAAACAACAGGTTTTATGAAGGTGTGAAGCATAGTTGATACAACTGCAAGTAAAGCTATCCATTCGTTTGCAAATCTTAAACCGACAGCGCCAAGGACAAAACCGTCAACCCACTTGTCTGCAAGCCAGTCAAAGACTGCTCCAAACTTGGTAGCCTTTCTGTTGGAAGTAGCTACATAACCGTCACATAAATCCAAAATAC includes:
- a CDS encoding ABC transporter permease, with product MLKFLETLYEKNKLAAFSLVFLVFLYIVALLADFLAPYPYDVQFRHYPYHPPTPIHFFDEKGKFHLRPFIYGHKLVDPITKTYKVDYTKKYPIEFFVKGHTHYLFGFIKTDIHLFGVKDGYIFLLGTDKLGRDIFSRLLYGTRISLTIGLIGVTISFVIGILVGSIAGYFGGKVDNVLMRLIEILMAFPSFYLMLALRSMFPADIPSVLVFIIIIAILSLIGWTGLSRVIRGMVLSIREQEFVKAARILGGNHFYVIVRHVIPNTLSYVIVAATLTIPSYILGESALSLIGLGIQEPYPSWGNMLSEANNVYVMTNYPWILIPGIAIFLVVAAFNIFGDGLRDSLER
- a CDS encoding 2,5-diamino-6-(ribosylamino)-4(3H)-pyrimidinone 5'-phosphate reductase encodes the protein MKRPYVLIVSEVTIDGKLTLAKGISSKEIMKLMDDEANKYLHSVRAECDGIMVGANTVRIDNPNLTVRYVEGENPTRIIPSSTADIPLDANILNTEVAPTIIAVSRKAPVEKVKKIEEKGAKVLFAGEERVDFKELLSKLYEIGIKKLMVEGGSKVNWELIKNDLVDEIRLIHLPVVVGGDDVPSLTSGEGFKTLEAVKKFKIKKVFQCGNQIITEYERL
- the mraY gene encoding phospho-N-acetylmuramoyl-pentapeptide-transferase; translation: MLYFLLYKLLGVVLFKYITFRAIYAAITAMVVGFFLYPYFERKLKDLQFKQTIKEYLPETHKKKNVPTMGGLLIITTLFISIALWNNLYNPFVWLSLLAILGFGTVGFIDDYIKAKLKNPEGLSEGKKFTYQIVIATAIAITLYLLDFSTEIYFPIFKDFHLDLGYLFIPWAVFVIVGTSNAVNLTDGLDGLAIGPVITVSFVLMVFSYVVGNVKLAAYLHFPYIPGAGELAIVCAAVIGASLVFLWFNTYPAEVFMGDVGSLSLGSLLGLIAIIIKGEFILAIAGGVFVLETLSVIIQRYYFKYTKKKYGEGKRIFKMAPLHHHFEKMGWEEPKITVRFWIISIILALIALSMLKIR
- the cysE gene encoding serine O-acetyltransferase yields the protein MFKRIKEDIEVVFERDPAARSVLEVLLCYPGLHAIWLHRVAHWLWNRNFRLLARIISHISRWFTGIEIHPGAKIGRRFFIDHGMGVVIGETAEIGDNVTIYHQVTLGGTSTKKGKRHPTIGNNVVIGAGAKILGPIKIGDNCKIGANSVVIKDVPPNSTVVGIPGKVVKRDGVKPTKIDLEHGKLPDPIMEYLKEMLDIIHDLELEVKSIKKEIKR
- a CDS encoding ABC transporter permease; protein product: MLKYVIKRLFQMFPIVIGMTFISFLIIKLAPGDFFSQLEMNPSISKETIEELRKLYGLDQNIILQYFHWLVNALQFNLGYSFAYHKPVVDLIEERLLNTLELTVSSFILSWLIAVPLGIIAGVYRGRLLDKLISFFSIFGISFPNFFLAFILMYLAAKTGLFPIGGVVSQNYENLSIFEKFLDRLWHIAIPLTVLVVGNIAGLLRLVRSTIVEELDKDYVKLAIAKGLPYRIVVMKHAFRNALNPFLTLIGFDIAGLISGAALIEIITAWPGLGRLMFDAVMAQDLFLVMGSLYIGGIMLVVGNLIADILIALNDPRIREKEVEGKVA
- a CDS encoding CDP-alcohol phosphatidyltransferase family protein, producing the protein MNITSKRDTLKKLYSPFGELLAKANVSPNFITLGAIITGTISAVLYYLGHPVLGAFLLFTSGILDLCDGYVATSNRKATKFGAVFDWLADKWVDGFVLGAVGLRFANEWIALLAVVSTMLHTFIKPVVYAEIGYEERVVGKIKDPLENTGFFGRPETFLVLFIASILYPLNHKILTYAIGFIAIMSLLSLLHRVFYLYKKYGREYEE
- a CDS encoding ArsR family transcriptional regulator translates to MNDKCEKRYEKYNEYAKIFEILSSPIRIGIIVSLAKGPKKPKEIREMLGVPQPLLSQHASILREMGIIEKVDRFNVKSPCRLKDESVLNILKAAGINID